The genomic segment CTTTGCAAAGGCAGTCGAAATAACAAAAAATGATCAGGATGAGAGGAACAAGAGACTTTTGTTTTTTAGAAACTTATTGTTGAGTGGATTAAAAAAGAATATTTCTGGATTGATAGTTAATGGATCTATTGATCAAAGATTGCCTCATAATCTCAATATCACTTTCCCTGGCGTGAAGGGAAGTCAATTGCATGGTCAATTAAGAAGGTTTATTTTTTGTACTAGTGGTTCAGCTTGTAGTAATGGTGAAGCTTCTCATGTTCTGCAGGAGATAGGGCTCAGCAAAAAAGATGCTGAGGCGTCAATAAGGATGAGTATTGGGAGAAATACTACGGAGAAAGATATCAATAAGGCTATTAATATTATTACGAATATAGTGATTAATCTTAGACAATAATTTAAGCCTAAGTTAAGAATTTCTTTGCAGAAATTCTTAACTTTGCACTTTTACTTCTTGGATTTAATTCTATCTCTTCTGGGCTTGCTCTGATAGGCTTTTTAGATAGTACTTTCAATCTATTGTCTGTCTTAAAGCTCGATTTTACTCTTCTATCTTCTAGTGAATGAAAACTCATTACCATAAATAATCCATTCTCTAGCAACCAGTTTGGAGCTTTTAAAAGTAAACTTTCGAGAGAGCCTAATTCATTATTCACAGCTATTCTTAAAGCCTGAAAAGTTCTTGTTGAGGGATGAATTCGACCATATCTTTGCTTGGGGGGGAAGCAGCCTGCAATTGCATAAGAAAGGTCTTGAGTTCCAGAGTATGGTCCATTTTCAGCTAGATCATTTTTTATTTTTCTTGCAATACGCCTAGATCGTTTTTCTTCGCCTAATTCATATATTAAATCAGCTAGATTTTGCTCAGAGAGAGTTTCAATAAGTTCGGCTGCACTTGAACCCTCTTTGGGATTCATACGCATATCTATTGGACCATTTAAACGAAAGCTAAAACCTCGTGAAGGCTCATCAAGTTGATGACTACTAACTCCAAGATCCGCTAGGACACAAATGGCTTGTTC from the Prochlorococcus marinus str. NATL2A genome contains:
- the rsmH gene encoding 16S rRNA (cytosine(1402)-N(4))-methyltransferase RsmH, which encodes MKEGPISSSSNFNHIPVMGKEIIRSLKELPSELTKKGLIIDATIGGGGHSAQILENFPGIKIIGLDQDPMAIKAASKKLIKFGTRIEIISTNFADFSHHEQAICVLADLGVSSHQLDEPSRGFSFRLNGPIDMRMNPKEGSSAAELIETLSEQNLADLIYELGEEKRSRRIARKIKNDLAENGPYSGTQDLSYAIAGCFPPKQRYGRIHPSTRTFQALRIAVNNELGSLESLLLKAPNWLLENGLFMVMSFHSLEDRRVKSSFKTDNRLKVLSKKPIRASPEEIELNPRSKSAKLRISAKKFLT